CTGGCATCTCTCCTCACGGAACAACCTCCTAACAGCCTCGAACACCGCAAGACACGCGACAGAGGCAAAAACCCGACACACATAAAGCTTTTAAACAGACTATAGTGACGTTTTTAACCCCCGGTACTACCGGCGGACCGTTGCCTATGGGACTATGACTGGTTGAGAGTAGCGCAAGACCGTTGTAAACTCATACTTAAGCTTTTCTCTGCTTATAAGCCTGGTAGTACCCGCGGACTGTCCTGCAAGGGCACCGTTGAAGCCCATTACACCTCCCCAGCCACGCCAACAAAGGCAAGACAGGCAGAGATAAATACGGGGAAGAGCCTATAACCACACGACAAGCGTGCAGAAACAACCAAGAATGAATTGAAAGCACGCCAGAACTGCTGATCAAGCTGAAGGTGAAGGGAATCCACGAAACAACCAAGAATGAATTGAAAGAACGACGTTGACTGGGGCGACGCTAGGGTCATAGTGGTGGACTCGCCGAAACAACCAAGAATGAATTGAAAGTGCTAGGCTTATGCCCATCGCCCTTTCTGCCTCGTGTATCTTGGTGAAACAACCAAGAATGAATTGAAAGTTCTTGCCATGGGCGAGCGAGTAGAGGTACCTAGCCGCCAGGAGGAAACAACCAAGAATGAATTGAAAGCATTGACGTATCTAGGTTCCCACCCACAGACGTGCCCCTCTGATGAAACAACCAAGAATGAATTGAAAGAACCTAACACGGCTACTCACAAGCCACCACGGGCCATCGGAAACAACCAAGAATGAATTGAAAGCACGTCCTCGGGCTTCTGGAGCCGCTTCCTGAGCTTGAATACTGAAACAACCAAGAATGAATTGAAAGGACCTGGGTTTGGGCGGCCATCCCACACACACCCCGCCGGGTCCGGAAACAACCAAGAATGAATTGAAAGGCACATGTTCCTGCAAACCCTTACCCCGCTAGAGTCCACCAAGAAACAACCAAGAATGAATTGAAAGCACAAGATAGCCGGTATTGACATTGATGAAGAGGAGCTGACGGGAAACAACCAAGAATGAATTGAAAGTAACAGCAACCGGTCAGGTCAAGTTCGTGGTGAAGCAGTACGAAACAACCAAGAATGAATTGAAAGCCGGCGGCAGACGCGGTCGTACCTGCACTTGTCTAGCTCTCTGGAAACAACCAAGAATGAATTGAAAGCCTGGCTTGGATACGTCTGGTGCAGCCGTATACGCGACGCTTCCAGTGACACGAAACAACCAAGAATGAATTGAAAGTTTCTCACCACGCTGGCTTACCCCGCTCTCCATGCTTTCGTGAAACAACCAAGAATGAATTGAAAGTTGAACTTCGTCGGGATGAAGTGCACGTTGATGTACGATGACGGCTTGAAACAACCAAGAATGAATTGAAAGCAGCCTCATGACTAGCTTGTGCACGGCCTTGACGAGCCCGCCTAGCGAAACAACCAAGAATGAATTGAAAGGGCCACCACCGTCAGCCCGAAGAGCGTCTCTATAGCGTCCACGAAACAACCAAGAATGAATTGAAAGCACCTTTGCCGGCGGCCACTCCTCGACGATCCAGAACGGCTCTGAAACAACCAAGAATGAATTGAAAGGCGCTATACATCAGCTTGACGGCCACCGTTGTCTTGCCCGTGCGAAACAACCAAGAATGAATTGAAAGGTTGGATTAGCTCGGTTGCTCCAGGCATACCACCCGACCCCCGATGAAACAACCAAGAATGAATTGAAAGGACATCCTCTGGCTTCGCTAGGCGTCGCTTCAGCTTGAAGACAATGAAACAACCAAGAATGAATTGAAAGCAGTAGTTCAGCTGGGCCCAGAGGACGCGGTGGTTGACCCCCACGGAAACAACCAAGAATGAATTGAAAGACACTAATAACTCGCTCAACGTCATCTGGGGTCAGGAATTTCGCGAAACAACCAAGAATGAATTGAAAGCGCCGCGTCTAGCTCCGCCTGCACACGGGCCGCGATGGTGTCGAAGAAACAACCAAGAATGAATTGAAAGTCGATATCCCTGAGGGCGTGCTCTACGAGCATCCTTCCGTAGAAACAACCAAGAATGAATTGAAAGTGGTGGCAGCAGCTCATACACCTGGTAGCCTGCGCCGCGCATGAAACAACCAAGAATGAATTGAAAGTCGGATGTTGAGGTGGCCGTGATACTCCGTCACCTCCGCAACAAGAAACAACCAAGAATGAATTGAAAGGGGGGTGTATACGTATCGGGTTAGAGGCCCTCGGGGGCGCTAGAAACAACCAAGAATGAATTGAAAGTGACCACCCATCGGTAACACGCACTATTGCTTGTCATACAACGCTCCTCGTTGCTAGGAAACAACCAAGAATGAATTGAAAGGGCATCAAGTGCCAGGATTAGTGGCTCTTCGCCCGGAATGTCAATGAAACAACCAAGAATGAATTGAAAGCGCCTTGAACGTGACGATCCGCATAGATCCGCACCGGTGTTACCCGAAACAACCAAGAATGAATTGAAAGCCATCCATGCAGACGGTGGTGGAATGCCGGACATAGACGATGTGAAACAACCAAGAATGAATTGAAAGGTTCTCGCCGCCGTAGTACATGCGTATCGTCACCGTCCCGTTGAAACAACCAAGAATGAATTGAAAGCGAGACCCTCAGCGACGCGCTCTCTAACGCTGTTTACGAAACAACCAAGAATGAATTGAAAGTATGCCCCTGTGGACGATGTCCCCGAGGAAGAGCCAGGGCTCCTGCATGCGAAACAACCAAGAATGAATTGAAAGTCAATAACATACACGACGCCTCTCATGCATGGCGGCGTAACGCTCATGATCATCACCGCTGGGTCCGTTGTGTTGTCGATTTCGTACTACAACCTGGCAGGACGCTTGGCCAGATCTATGCCGCCGTATCCCTACGGCGAAACCGGACTACTACATGGACGGCTGTAAATGCTACAATATCGGTGGTGCGGCTTCCTAAGCGGCACCGAGCTATACTTGAACTGCATAATCTCGCTGAAGGAGGTCTCACGAGCAGCGAACCCGGGATACGCACGATGCTCGAGGGCGGAGAAAGTACCTTCTTCAAGTGCCTGGAGGGAAACGAGGCAGGGATGATACTCGCGCTACCATCGTGAACCGGTGCGAGGCTCCCGTCTGGTGTAGATGGACGGGCGTTAGTATCTCTCCACACTACCAGGAGCAAGGATGAACTCCGGTTTGCGCCCGAGCCACTCACCTATCCTCTCCAGGTTCCTGGTAATCTCCCTCTCGGGGCGGAGGAAAAGGGGCGTAGCTGCATATAGCTTGGCGGTTGCAAGGGTGAAGCAGTCCCCGAGTGCCACGGGTATCCTACACTTACAGTCCGCCGCGTACACCCAGAGATGCTCATCCTCCACTATCTCGACGAGCCCCGAGTCGAGGAGTAGCAGTATCCTCTCCTCGGCGGTCTCCCTCCCCCAGAGTCTACAGGCAACGTAGAACGCCTCGGTCAGCGAGAGCCTCGCCGCATAGGCATCCACGGCGCCTTTTACAAGCTCCTCTGCCAGGCGCTTCACAATCCTAGAGCCTGCCATAAGCTCTATGATCACGCTAGCATCGAGCGCCACACGCCTAGAGCCTTTCATCCTTTAGCCTCTCCTCGCGGAGAAGCCTAGCAGCCAAGAGCGTATCGTGCTCCTCGACGGGTCTCCGGAACAGCTCCTCCAGGAGCCAGGGTCTCCTCTCCCTCAGCCTCTCGTACGCGAGCATCCGCAGAAGCTCATCGTAGTCTAGGCGCCTGCCTAGCCTAGCCTCCATTTCCGCCAAGAGCCTCTCCAAGAGCCTCTTGGTCTCTATGCTCACCCTTATGGTGGTGTATCGCTGCGTCATATACACACCGTCCATCTCATACCCATAGCGGTCGAATAATAAGAGTGGCGAGGTACGGATCACCCTCGTTGACGTATGCGAGTTGTACATGCACATCCGGGTCTGTAACCGTCGCGTGGCGCGTGTGGCTATGAGTCTCGGGCTGCTGGTTGTGAGCGGCAGGTATGGTTGAAGCGGTCTGAGGCCCACCGCCGTCGGCACGTGTAGCGGCATTGCTAGCAGCCGCTTAGAAGGGCGACGGAGAGATGTAGAGTCAGATGCTTGTGTATCAACACGAGTATCTTTGATACGAGCTGTCCCCGTGAATCCCGCTACAGAGGCTATCGTCCATCTCTTCAAGAGGGATGCTTATACTCGCAAGCATCTCGCGGAGCTCCTGGCCCCGAAGCCGTATGCAAGGCTTGTTAGCATCAACGCTATGCCGGGGGCATTGCGATCAGACTACATGATGAGGTGAGTGGCCTTTGCCGGGAGAGGGGACGGGAGCGGCTTCGTTCTAACCGGTGGGGTTGATTTCGTGTACTATTTTAGGCTGGAGGTGCATCGATGTATACGGTCAGTATGGTTCTCAGGGTGTCTACCCTCCCTGTCCCTAGCTTCGAGTCGTGCTTGACGAGTATGAAGATTGGCGCCTCGCGGCATTCCCTGTCCTCTGTCTTCTCTCCCCTGCACCACATGCTGAGCGTGGTATGACTATCAGGTTGCTCGTCGGGTGCGCGTACACCCTCTATCCTCACGCACAGGGGGCTCGTGTCTATACTCAGTTTTAGCCTTAGCGGTGTCGGCAGGTGCTCTAGGCTTCTCGGGTCGCGTGTGTATACCGCGTAGCCCTCTATGATCATGCTCTTCTCTACGCTGCCGAGTACGGACTCCACTGCTACCCGGTCGCCGTAGACCCATTCTCCGCTCGCGGTTTTGGAGAAGGGGCCTCTACGGTAGGCTATCATGGCGTAGCTTGCCCTGCCGCCCCTCCACTCGAGCCGAAGCCCATCCTCCATGTGCACAAGGACAACGGGCGTATACCTGACACCCTCCTCACCGACAACCATTATGTTCGTCACGACGTGGGGGTCTAGCCTGCCATCTATCCTCGGGTAGTGCCCCCATCTCGCGACGAGCCTAGAGCCGAGAGGCTCAAGCCAAGCCTCGTGGTTCACGCGAGAGTCCATAGGGTATCGCCGCGGGTTACCCGTCACGGTGCCCACTGAAGCTCGTTGTGCAGCTAGAGGCCTCTGTACCGACCCGTATACTTCTCGCCCGTTATTTCCCGGTTGTCGTGTATCCGCCGCGAGACGGGTTCTGAGGCACGCGCTACGCCAATATCTCGTAAGTTGCCCGCCGCGAACGGTGCACCGAGAGATGCGCGTCGACAAGCATCTGCTCTTCGTGGTTCTCGCCGTTGCTGTTGGTGTGGCGCTACTAGCCTGGATTGCCAGCGTGAGCAGCCCGCAAGGCACGGGCGTAACCACCAATACTGGGGCGGCTGCAACCACCGGAGCCACTAGCGGTATTGGTGGACGCACGGTTACCCTGACGGACCTCGCGGGTAGGAGGGTCACGTTGAGGGTGCCCGTCGAGAGGGTGGTTGTCATCGACGGGGGGCACACAGGGTACATCGTCGCCATTGACGCGGTGGCTGGAGAGAGGGGGCTGCGGGCTATCGTCGGCCTCGACCTTAGCGAGTGGAGGCGCGTGAGACCACAACTCTACACCCTCTACGTCTCCACGCACCCGTGGCTCGCCCGAGTAGCTGACGTCGGCGCCTCGTACAAACAGCTCGACATAGAGGAGATTATCAGGCTGAAACCCGACGCGGTGCTCGCGCATCCCACGGCATTCGAGCGTCTTAGGGAGAGCGGTGGCCTGGCGAGACTCGAGAAGGCGGGGATACCGGTTGTTGTGATAGACTTCCACTCGGAGGAGTGGAGCAAGACCAAGAGGAGCATAGAGATTCTCGGCGTGCTGTTCGGCGCCGAGGATAGGGCTAGGGAACTCATAGAGTGGTACCGTGAGCATCTGCGCCTCGTGGAGGAGCGCGTGGGCGACCTCCACAAGCCGCCCGTCTACATCGAGGCGGGGTACAGGGCGTGGCGCACGTGGGGCTCCGGGTACATGTGGGGGAGGCTTGTGGAGATCGCGGGAGGCAAGAACATTGCTGGCGGGTTGTTCCCGCGCAGCGGCGACGTGAACCCCGAGTTCGTGGCGGAGGCGCAGCCGGAGGTTATCATTGTGACTGGTGGCTGGTGGGCGAGTGGAGGCCCTAGGCTAGGCCCGAACGTCACGCGCGAGGAGGCGCTCCGGTCGCTAGCCGAGTGGGTCAACCGCACTATACTATCCACGACGCCGGCCCTACGACACTATCGTGTGTGCGCCGTGTACCACGCGCTGGCGCGGACTGTCTGGGACGTTGTAGGCCTAGAGTACCTCGCTAAGGCTATACACCCGGCCGCGATGAGAGACGTTAACGTTACGCGCGACCTGGAGGAGTTCTTCGAGAGGTTCCTCTCCATCCCCTTCCGCGGCACGTGGTTCGTATGCCTAGAGCCCCCGAGGAGGCAGGTGACGATAACCGACGCCCTGGGCAGACGTGTGACGATAACCGCGCCAGCGCAGCGAATAGCCGTCATGTACGGCCTCGAGGACCTGGTGGCGGTGGGCGGCGAGGATGCATTATCGAGGCTTGTCGCGCTCAACAGGTTCAGGTATGAGAGGTGGAGGCCGGACTGGTGGTACATGTGGACCAGCCACTTCCCCTGGATGAAGGAGCTGCCGAACACCGGCCAGCCCGGCTACGGGCTAAACCTAGAGTCCATCATAGAGTCTAAGCCCGACGTGCTCATAGTAGCGGCCTTCATGTACAAGCAGCTGGTCGAGAGCGGGGCGATAGAGAAGCTGGAGAGGGCCGGGATCCCGGTTGTAGTGATAGACTTTGTGCCAAAGACCACGAGTCTAGAGGAGCACCTGGAGGCGGTGAGGCGCAGTATCTACGCGCTGGGGGTGATCACCGGCTACGAGGATCGCGCCGAGAGGCTCTACAAGCTCTACGAGGAGCACGTGGAGCATGTGATCGAGCGTGTCTCGGGCCTCGAGCCGACAAGGGTGCTGGTGCTCGCCACGTGGTCCAAGTGGCGTGCCTATGGCGCCGGAGGCATGTACCAGGTGTGGATAACGCTCGCCAACGGCGAGAACATAGCGGCTGACGTCGTGAAAGGCACGAGCGGGGACATAAACCCGGAGCATGTGATCAAGAGGAACCCCCAGGTGATAATATTCACGTGTAACAACAACATTGTCACCGCGGAGGGCACGAAGCAGATCGAGGTTATCGGCTACACCGTTAACAGCACGGAGCCCGCAAAGAGGGTGCTACGCGCGCTTATCGAGAGGCCTGGGTGGGAGAAGCTAGAGGCGGTCAAGAGCTGCAGGGTCTACCTGATACACCATGGCTTGTCGCACGGACACGTATTCCAGTACGTGGCTCTGGAGTACATCGCGAAGTGGCTGCACCCGGAGGCGTTCGCCGACCTAGATCCTCATAAGAGCCTCGAGGAGTTCTTCGAGGAGTATATGCCGTTCCCCCTGAGGGGTGTGTGGGCCGTTGGCCTATGCGGCGCGTAGCGAGGCTGTAGCGCTATACGAGCGGCTGGTGGCTAGGAGGAGGCTAGCGCTCGCCGCATCCGGGGCAACGCTACTCATACTATTTTTGCTCGACGTCTCTCTAGGCCCCACCCTCATACCCCCCGGCGAGCTGGTAACTGCGCTGTTTAGGCCGGAGAGCGTCGAACCCACGGTCGCCGTAATCGTGTGGGATGTGAGGCTGCCGGTTGCACTAGCAGCTGTGCTCGCCGGAGCCTCCCTCGGAGCAGCGGGTATCGTGATGCAGGTTATACTGGATAATCCGCTCGCTAGCCCCTACACGCTTGGCGTCGCGGCTGGCGCGGCTTTCGGCGCGGCGCTCGGCTACGTGATGGGTCTCCAGCTTGTGCCCCTGCTAGGCGAGTATATGGTCACCGTGAACGCCTTCACCGTCGCCCTGGCTGTATGCCTCCTCGTGTACACGCTTGGGAGGCTACGGGGCTTCACGGCTGAGGCGTTGGTGCTCGCCGGTATAGCGGTGAGCTATGCTTTCCACAGTGGCCTCGCGCTACTAGAGTACATGGCGTCCGAGGAGGCGCTCCAGGCGATAGTGTTCTGGCTCTTTGGGAGCCTATACAAGGCCACGTGGGGCAAGCTAGCACTCCTGGCGGCCGTGCTCGCGGCCAGCCTTGCTCTCCTAACGCCGCGCGCCTGGAGGCTCACCGCCCTCCGGCTGGGCGACGAGACGGCCAGGAGCATGGGTGTGGACCCGCGCCGTGAGAGGCTAGTGGCGTTCACGACGGCCAGCCTGTTGACAGCCACGTGTGTAAGCTTCTTCGGAGTCATAGGGTTCGTTGGGCTCGTCGCGCCGCACACGGCTAGGCTTATGGCCGGCGAGGATCAGAGGTATACGTTGCCGCTAGCCGCCCTCCACGGCGCCATAATAATGTCCGCAGCCAGCACCCTCAGCAAGGTGATCGTGCCGGGGGCCGTACTGCCAATAGGCATAGTCACCTCCCTCATAGGCATACCGTTCCTACTCTCGCTCATGGCGCGGGGTGGTAGAAGGTGACTGTCGTCACTAGGGACATTCACGCCGGCTACAAGGGCAGACCAGTGCTACGCGGCGTCAGCTTCGCCGCCGAGGCTGGCCGCCTCACCGTGATACTGGGGCCTAACGGCGCCGGAAAATCGACGCTATTGAGGGTGCTGGCGGGCCTGCATAGGCCGGACCGGGGCTACGCCATCATAGCCGGGTTGCGCATCCCCGGCGCGAGCACACGCGAGATAGCCCGGCGCGTAGGCTACGTCCCGCAGATGCAGCAAGGGCGCCCACTCCTGACCGTGATAGAGTATGTCGCGATGTCGAGGGTTGTGGCTAGGGGCTCCTGGAGGCTACGCGACGATGACCTCGAGGAGGCGTATCGCGCTCTCCAGCTGCTAGGGATAGAGCACCTGGCGGGTAGGGTGCTGAGCGAGTTGTCGGGCGGACAGAGGCAACTGGTGAGCATCGCACAAGCACTGGCCAAGAGGCCCCAGGTTCACCTCCTGGATGAGCCTACCTCGGCCCTCGATATCAGGAACCAGCATATGCTGCTCGACCTGTTGAGGGAGATAGCCCGGCGCGAGAAGGTCACCATAGTAGCGGTGCTCCACGATATCACGCTGGCAGCCAACTACGCCGACGATATAATCGTGATGCGCGACGGCACTATCGTAGCCTGTGGGCCTCCCCAGGAAGTGCTAGACGAGAAGCTAGTGAGCACAGTGTACGGCGTCAACGCTAGGATAGTGGAGCTCGACGGCTGGAGGACTGTGCTGGTACGCGCACCTGGACGTTCCAGACTAGCACGAGGCGGGAGCCGCGAACAGCGCCAGACCAGCACCGTATAAGCGCAATGCTTTACTACACCTTCAGGTGTATATATTGTGAGGTATGCTGCTCTTGTCCGCCATATACTCTGACCTGCTGGATATGCTCGGGAAGCTGTGTAGACGCAAGTGTGACATCTGGGATACGGCGTGTATCTCGGAGCTCGTGAAGTGCTGGTTCATCGAGTGCCTGGAGAGTGTGGGCGACGGGCGCTACAATGTGTCCGACAAGCCTGGCTGCGAGGCTGGAGGCTACACGGTATTCCAACGTCTCCTAGAGGTGATCGACCGCGCAACCTACGCAAATATAATCACCGAGGTTGGGGAGCTGGCAGACCTTCACCGCAGGGCTATTAACGTCAGGCTCGCCCACCTGGATGGGCTGGCATCCCTCACATCCTGGAGCCTCGTCCTCTTCTTCACCCTCGAGTGGGACTCTCTCCCGGCTGTAAGCAGGAAGAGGAGAGTGTTCTACCTGGAGACCGGCCCGGTCAAGCTAATCTCATCGTGCAAGAGGAGTCTCCTGGAGCCAGGGCGTAGCGCGCCTAAGATGCTAGAGTGTCGCGTCGAGGCCAGGAGCGACGCGACACTGGCGTATATGAACGTCACGACCTCGAGTTTCATATGGGGCCCGAGAAGCTTAAACGATGTGAAGCTTGTCATGCGTGATGCCCGTAGAGCGGGAGACGCGCTAGACGCGCTTGGCGCCCTCACGCGTCTCTTACTCTGCAAGCTCGAGGTAAGCGAGATCAAAGAACTGATGCTAGAGGCTATATTGTCGACCCCCTACGTCGAGATTCGGCTTGGTAGAGGCGGTAGGCTAAGCGCGTGGTACATACACACCTTTACGGGGCTCAGCGAGGCGGCTGGCCACCCACGCTACCTCGAGCAGCTAAAGGAGCTAGACGAGCACGCGAAGAACATTCTACGAGAGTTAGAGCGCGTCACCACCATGGCATGCAAAACATAGGACACGAAGCACACAGTACAACACGTGTTGCCGCGCTATGATAGCGCCACAGCCGTCGCCACGAGCTTCTCCAGCTCGCGAGTTAGCCTGCAGACCGCCCTGCGTTGCTCATCCGTCTCCGGGCACTCTAGGCCCCGCTTCTCGCTATACACGCGTATAGCATCGTGGCAGGATATGCCCTCGGCCACGGCTATGACGGCCGAGGCCACTGTGCCCGTCCTACCGCAGCCGCCAGCACAGCATATGGCTACCCTGCCCTCACGCTGGAGCAGCTCGAGCGCCTTCCTGGCAGCACCCTTGACGTTGACCCACGGTTCAACGCTGAAGTCCTCCACGGGATAGCAGTACGTGTTAGGCTCCACATCGCAATACTCCTCCTCGAGTATGATCACTGGGGCATCCACATACTCTAGCACCTCGACACACGGCCCACCGTAGACCACACCAAGCCTCGTCTCTACACGCACAATGTCACGCACCACACTACCACCCCCACCAGGCTCGAGACACTATACGATACGGCGTCGCACACCTCCTAGTTCGTCTGTTGCGCTTGTTGCAGGGGCTGGTCGTCCTCCTCCACGCTGGTGATGCGCGTGACCTCCAGGAGTAGTATGCGTCCGTCGTGGCTAGCGGCGACGAGACGTAGTTCTATGCGCACTAGGCTGGGTGCTGACATGTCGGCTGACCATCCTCATACTACCGGCTGCGCGAGTATTTCAGCGTTTCCATCATGGGGGCAGCCATGTACCTATGTTTGAAACGGGCAGGGCGGCCGGCGAAAAGCGCCCTCATGTCATTGTTTCAGGCTCACCTTTAGCCGGTAAACACTGCTCGTCTCGTCCTTCTCTAGAACGCCCTTCTCGACGAGCCTCGTCAACACGCGGTATAGCTTCGAGCGGTTTACCTGCACCCCCTCTTCTGCCAGCCTACGGTTAAGCTCGGATAGCGTTGCGCCGCCCAGGGAGCCTAACACCCTCAGTATAGCGACCTGGAGGTGGTCACCACTAGAGAGTACCGTGGTCAACCTCGTTATGTCCGAGAGGCGTTGCACTATACGCTCCTCGGGCCTACCTTCGGGCTCAACGCACAACTCTATGAGGTCGTGTCTCTCCTCGGGCTGCGCCAGGATAGCAGTGTAGAGCGCGAGCACGAGGGGGCGCATCCCGCTCGCAAGGCAAGCAAGGATCCTCATACCGCCTGGTGCCGAGAGGTCGCGATCCACAAGCTCGTACATGGCCACTATGTTGCCGGGTAGGTTGCGCGGCGGGAGCTTGTGCACCTCTACGTTGACACCCAGCGGGGCTAGGAGCGACTTGAGCGTGTCCAGCGCCTCCTGGGACCTCCTCTCGCCGGTAGGGTCGCCGGTCGCCGCCTGGTAGAGCACAAGTTTGTCGACGCGCCCGCGGCCCAACGCCTCCTTCAGGCAGTGTAGTATGGGCCTCTCGTCAAAGCCTATGACGGCATGTATCGAGTACCCGCCCCGGACCGGAACTTGACCGTTGGCCTCCACTCTCGCCCCCTTAAGTAGGGGCGGCGCCGAGGTTTCATACTTCTGTGCTTAAATACAGGCTCCAAGGCGTACGTACCGCCGGGTATGCGCGTCCTTGCCACGCGGGGTTGACACTTGCCGGGAGTGTATGGATAGGCTTATCGAGGGCGGGTTCAACGGCGTTGTGAGCGTGTTGAGGGTTCTCGCGGAGACGGGTAGGATGGGCCCCGTTGACCGCCTGGGCTTCACGCTCGACAGGCACGTGGCTATCGAGGCTCTCACGGAGGCCATGCGGGTATTCCACGCCCTCGCCAACGGCGCTAGGCTCGTCCGCATTGAGGCTGGCGGCGGAGCCAGGGTGTACAGGTGCTGCGAACTCTACAGGGTCGAGACTGGCGAGCCGTGTAGGGGCGTGAGGGGCAGGGCGCTCGAGGGCGAGTATGCCGGTAGCGAGGTGTGCTGCGTCCCGTGCCCGGAGGCGCCGCGCGACGAGGAGGTTAGGGGTGTTGTGGAGTGCATAGAGGGCTCTAGCTGCTGGCGTGATTTTACACGTGCTCTCGTAGCCCGTGCACTGGCTAGGCCCTAGCGGGGTGGGGCCCGTGGCGTGCAGCGCCTACCTCACGCTAACCGCCAGGCTACTCGTCAACGTAGAGGCTCTCAATATGGCGGAGACTGTGGGTAACCTCGCGAGGCACAAGCGCATACCCATGGTGGTACCCGTTGAGGGCGAGGAGGGTGCAGCCCTCGAGCTTCGCATGATGCCGGCTATCTCTGGGCAGAGCCTAGCGCACGGCTATCAGCGCGTGTTGGCGCGGAGGGCGCTGGCCAAGGGGCTGCCGGTGTGCAAGCTCTGCGAGCAAGGCGTGTTCGTGAAACATGCTAGCGACGAGGTGCTGGAGAGGCTCCGTGGCCTGGGCGACGCTGGCGCGACTACCCTACTACAGCTCGTGAGCGACATGAAGAAGGTGAGGAGGCCGAGTAGTGAGCAAGCTGCGCGGTTCGTGTCTAGCTTCGAGGAGGGGGTTGTGAGGTCGTGTGTGGTTGAGGATGTGGGTGGCTTCCTCTACGCGGGTAGGCTGCCGGTTAGGAGGACCAGCCGCGTAAGCTTCTCGTACATGATACCGTCGCTGCAGTACGTCAACGCTGTTGGTGTTGAGGGTGTGCTCCACGCTAGGCACGACCCGGTGGCCGTCGGCGAACAGATGATATACGTTGTGGAGGTTGGCGCGGCTCTCTACACGTTCAGTGTGCTCGTCGACCTTTGTGGCATCGGTGTCGTGGAGAGGCAGGATGGTGGGGAGACAGTCCTCGAGGATAGGGTGGAGAGGGTTAGGGTAGCTGTTGAGGCTCTCGGGGAGCTTGTGTCCGGCGCTGCTTTCGGCGCGAAGCGCTCCCGTATACTGCCGCACTGGGAGGTGGAGAGTATAGCAGCGGCTGTCGTTGAGGGGTTCCGCTTCCAGATGCCCGGCGGCCACCACGCC
The Pyrolobus fumarii 1A DNA segment above includes these coding regions:
- a CDS encoding PIN domain-containing protein — encoded protein: MKGSRRVALDASVIIELMAGSRIVKRLAEELVKGAVDAYAARLSLTEAFYVACRLWGRETAEERILLLLDSGLVEIVEDEHLWVYAADCKCRIPVALGDCFTLATAKLYAATPLFLRPEREITRNLERIGEWLGRKPEFILAPGSVERY
- a CDS encoding ABC transporter substrate-binding protein; translated protein: MRVDKHLLFVVLAVAVGVALLAWIASVSSPQGTGVTTNTGAAATTGATSGIGGRTVTLTDLAGRRVTLRVPVERVVVIDGGHTGYIVAIDAVAGERGLRAIVGLDLSEWRRVRPQLYTLYVSTHPWLARVADVGASYKQLDIEEIIRLKPDAVLAHPTAFERLRESGGLARLEKAGIPVVVIDFHSEEWSKTKRSIEILGVLFGAEDRARELIEWYREHLRLVEERVGDLHKPPVYIEAGYRAWRTWGSGYMWGRLVEIAGGKNIAGGLFPRSGDVNPEFVAEAQPEVIIVTGGWWASGGPRLGPNVTREEALRSLAEWVNRTILSTTPALRHYRVCAVYHALARTVWDVVGLEYLAKAIHPAAMRDVNVTRDLEEFFERFLSIPFRGTWFVCLEPPRRQVTITDALGRRVTITAPAQRIAVMYGLEDLVAVGGEDALSRLVALNRFRYERWRPDWWYMWTSHFPWMKELPNTGQPGYGLNLESIIESKPDVLIVAAFMYKQLVESGAIEKLERAGIPVVVIDFVPKTTSLEEHLEAVRRSIYALGVITGYEDRAERLYKLYEEHVEHVIERVSGLEPTRVLVLATWSKWRAYGAGGMYQVWITLANGENIAADVVKGTSGDINPEHVIKRNPQVIIFTCNNNIVTAEGTKQIEVIGYTVNSTEPAKRVLRALIERPGWEKLEAVKSCRVYLIHHGLSHGHVFQYVALEYIAKWLHPEAFADLDPHKSLEEFFEEYMPFPLRGVWAVGLCGA
- a CDS encoding FecCD family ABC transporter permease yields the protein MAYAARSEAVALYERLVARRRLALAASGATLLILFLLDVSLGPTLIPPGELVTALFRPESVEPTVAVIVWDVRLPVALAAVLAGASLGAAGIVMQVILDNPLASPYTLGVAAGAAFGAALGYVMGLQLVPLLGEYMVTVNAFTVALAVCLLVYTLGRLRGFTAEALVLAGIAVSYAFHSGLALLEYMASEEALQAIVFWLFGSLYKATWGKLALLAAVLAASLALLTPRAWRLTALRLGDETARSMGVDPRRERLVAFTTASLLTATCVSFFGVIGFVGLVAPHTARLMAGEDQRYTLPLAALHGAIIMSAASTLSKVIVPGAVLPIGIVTSLIGIPFLLSLMARGGRR
- a CDS encoding ABC transporter ATP-binding protein; translation: MTVVTRDIHAGYKGRPVLRGVSFAAEAGRLTVILGPNGAGKSTLLRVLAGLHRPDRGYAIIAGLRIPGASTREIARRVGYVPQMQQGRPLLTVIEYVAMSRVVARGSWRLRDDDLEEAYRALQLLGIEHLAGRVLSELSGGQRQLVSIAQALAKRPQVHLLDEPTSALDIRNQHMLLDLLREIARREKVTIVAVLHDITLAANYADDIIVMRDGTIVACGPPQEVLDEKLVSTVYGVNARIVELDGWRTVLVRAPGRSRLARGGSREQRQTSTV
- a CDS encoding protein-tyrosine phosphatase family protein; this translates as MVRDIVRVETRLGVVYGGPCVEVLEYVDAPVIILEEEYCDVEPNTYCYPVEDFSVEPWVNVKGAARKALELLQREGRVAICCAGGCGRTGTVASAVIAVAEGISCHDAIRVYSEKRGLECPETDEQRRAVCRLTRELEKLVATAVALS
- the cas7a gene encoding type I-A CRISPR-associated protein Cas7/Csa2; the encoded protein is MACSAYLTLTARLLVNVEALNMAETVGNLARHKRIPMVVPVEGEEGAALELRMMPAISGQSLAHGYQRVLARRALAKGLPVCKLCEQGVFVKHASDEVLERLRGLGDAGATTLLQLVSDMKKVRRPSSEQAARFVSSFEEGVVRSCVVEDVGGFLYAGRLPVRRTSRVSFSYMIPSLQYVNAVGVEGVLHARHDPVAVGEQMIYVVEVGAALYTFSVLVDLCGIGVVERQDGGETVLEDRVERVRVAVEALGELVSGAAFGAKRSRILPHWEVESIAAAVVEGFRFQMPGGHHAGYIREAAERLSRASRLLGGSWRMAFYIREYPVGRLTEEPSVEGVAQAKSPEEVFEKLVEWSVEAVTRG